The following proteins are co-located in the Larimichthys crocea isolate SSNF chromosome XXIV, L_crocea_2.0, whole genome shotgun sequence genome:
- the LOC104921408 gene encoding olfactomedin-4, with translation MIGTLYFLALLSSTMAWGSVGLWNEGRNETGGGSGDRCICDAFLPSSTFPIKDLVVVEQTSVEITHKLELEMGKLEEYETKLTVYAEKIIKLTVEIEKIEKNPDNYNEADMDEVKVEIKQVEALIKELQISITSSTTVFESLRVQITAMVETLDRLELTYDKNTILETRREYTKVQLQLEECERRHQELFNPNIGSCAHTGIIKVSKPIVSQLNAHLSINNKYGGWGKDSKPVPDRESMYWYSGYSSASIVDIRFYTNYKNLILRNNFQHHNLHSSWYGTGNNFIIRDNTLYYQINNPFGLAKLNFTTMKYESRVIPGASTRFSYTHTPNQIFDFAADETGLWVTYATEGSGGRMVIAKINEPSFGVEEEWQTAVYKPGVTNAFMVCGVLYAVRTVDMENEEIFYKYDTKTKQDSYMSVLFERFQDKYYNLDYNPTDQKLYMYNDGYYVNYHLWFNHTATATVEPAVVLI, from the exons ATGATTGGCACTCTGTATTTCTTAGCGCTGCTGAGCTCCACGATGGCCTGGGGG agTGTAGGCCTGTGGAATGAGGGGCGGAATGAGACAGGAGGTGGAAGCGGGGACAGGTGCATTTGTGATGCCTTCTTACCCAGTTCTACCTTTCCTATCAAAGACCTGGTGGTGGTAGAGCAGACATCTGTGGagatcacacacaaactggagCTGGAAATGGGGAAG CTGGAAGAGTATGAGACCAAGCTGACAGTGTATGCAGAAAAGATCATAAAGTTGACAGTGGAAATTGAAAAAATAGAGAAGAACCCAGATAACTACAATGAGGCTGACATGGATGAGGTTAAGGTGGAGATTAAACAAGTGGAGGCTCTGATTAAAGAGCTGCAGATTTCCATCACAAGCAGCACCACTGTCTTTGAATCTCTACGTGTACAG ATCACAGCCATGGTGGAGACGCTGGACAGGCTGGAGTTGACCTACGACAAGAATACGATTCTGGAGACCCGTCGGGAGTACACCAAGGTGCAGCTGCAGCTCGAGGAGTGCGAGAGACGCCACCAGGAGCTTTTTAACCCCAACATCg gtTCTTGCGCACACACAGGTATTATCAAAGTCAGCAAGCCTATTGTGAGCCAACTGAATGCCCATCTTAGTATTAACAACAAATACGGAGGCTGGGGGAAAGATTCAAAGCCTGTTCCTGACAGAGAATCTATGTACTGGTACTCTGGGTATTCTAGTGCTTCCATTGTAGACATTAGGTTTTACACTAACTACAAGAACCTCATTTTGAGAAACAACTTCCAGCATCACAACTTACACAGCAGCTGGTATGGTACAGGGAACAATTTCATTATCCGTGACAACACTCTGTATTATCAGATCAACAACCCGTTTGGGTTGGCCAAACTGAATTTCACCACCATGAAATATGAGTCTAGGGTGATTCCTGGGGCGAGCACCAGATTCTCTTACACTCACACCCCCAATCAGATCTTTGACTTTGCTGCTGATGAAACCGGTCTGTGGGTGACTTACGCTACAGAGGGGTCTGGTGGTCGGATGGTCATTGCAAAAATAAACGAACCTTCTTTTGGGGTTGAGGAGGAGTGGCAGACTGCCGTCTATAAACCAGGAGTGACCAATGCCTTCATGGTATGTGGCGTTCTGTATGCAGTCAGAACAGTTGATATGGAAAATGAAGAGATATTTTACAAGTatgacaccaaaacaaaacaagacagctACATGAGTGTTCTGTTTGAGAGGTTCCAGGATAAGTATTACAACCTGGACTACAATCCCACTGACCAGAAGCTCTACATGTACAATGATGGCTATTATGTGAACTACCATCTGTGGTTTAACCACACAGCTACAGCCACTGTGGAGCCAGCAGTTGTCTTGATTTAA